The region TTCCGCTGACCCGTGCCACGGTTCACCACCCCTGTGCGCAAGGCTGTGGATAACTGTGGATCGTTGCTGCCGACGTTGTGCACACCTTGTGGATAACGTCGGATCGTCTGTGGATATCAGGTGTGGATATCCGGTGATGGCGACCCGGTCACGCGGTGCTGGACTCCGGGCGGAGCAGGGCCTGGCCGACCGCCTTGGCCCCGTCGGTCCACGGAGTCGGGCGCAGCGTCGCCGGGTCGAGCCGGACGATCGCCCGCCGCCCCTGCGCGTACACGGTGCCGCCGTCGGTGGAGAGCAGGCGGAAGCCGTACTCGGCGCTGGTGGTGCCGAACTTCTCGAACCAGAAGTGGACCAGGATCGGGCCGGTGCCGCGGATCGGGGCGCGGTAGCTGATCGAGAGCTCGCGTACGGCGTGGAAGATGTCCGGGGCGCTCATCCGCCCGTTCTCGAACGAGAACCCGCGCTCGGACCAGTACGGCGTCAGCGCCCGCTCCAGCAGCACGGCGTACTTCGCGTTGTGGACGATGCCCATCATGTCGAGGTCGTCGAAGTGCACCCAGACCGGCTCGGCATGACCGAACGGGACGTCGGGCGGGGTGATCGTGCCGTTGGCACTGGTCATGTCGATCATCCTTCGGGTAGCAGATCCGGTTCGGGGCAGAGGGCGCGCAGCCGGTCGAGCACCGCCTGCCGGGCGTACCGGTAACTGGGTTCGGTGGGCATCAACCGGGACTGCATGGCGGCGGCGAGGCCGAGCGCCTCGAACTCGTACGCGAGCAGTCCGACGTCGGTGTGCGCGGCCAGTTCGCCGGCGGCCACGGCCTCGGTGGCCAGCCGCCGGACAAGTAACAGCCACTCGGCGAGTGATTCGGCCAGCCGGTCACGGACCGGGCCGGGATGCACGTTGTACTCGAACTCGGCGTTGGCGAAGAAGCAGGCGCCGGGCAGTGTTCCCTTGCCGTAGTAGGCGAGCCGGTGCTCGTGCAGCGCCCAGAGCCGGCGTACGCCCCGGGGTGCCCGCAGCGCCGGCCGGATCACCTCGTCGAGCATGAGTTCGCGAGCCCGTTCGACGGTCGCGAGTTGCAGCTCCTCCTTGGAGCGCCAGTGCGCGAACAGGCCGGACTTGCTGACACCGAGCCGTTCGGCGAGCTGCCCGAGGGAGAGCCCGTCGAGCCCGGCCTCGGTGGCCAGGGCCACGGCGGTGTCGAGCACCATGGTCCGGGTGCGTTCACCCCGTACCGCCCGACCGTCGACCGTCATGATCGCGAGCCTACAACTATACGACCGATCGGTCGCATAGTTCCCCCACCCCAGTGACCCACCCCACCCCTTCCCCTCCTCCCCGCGGGCGTGCCCCCCGCATGCCCGCGCGTGCCCGGCCCCTCTCCCCGTCGATCTAGGGCAAATACGTGCTAGTTGATCTCTATCCACCACCATTTGCCCTAGATCAACGGGGAGAGGGG is a window of Micromonospora sp. NBC_01699 DNA encoding:
- a CDS encoding acyl-CoA thioesterase; translation: MTSANGTITPPDVPFGHAEPVWVHFDDLDMMGIVHNAKYAVLLERALTPYWSERGFSFENGRMSAPDIFHAVRELSISYRAPIRGTGPILVHFWFEKFGTTSAEYGFRLLSTDGGTVYAQGRRAIVRLDPATLRPTPWTDGAKAVGQALLRPESSTA
- a CDS encoding TetR/AcrR family transcriptional regulator, translated to MTVDGRAVRGERTRTMVLDTAVALATEAGLDGLSLGQLAERLGVSKSGLFAHWRSKEELQLATVERARELMLDEVIRPALRAPRGVRRLWALHEHRLAYYGKGTLPGACFFANAEFEYNVHPGPVRDRLAESLAEWLLLVRRLATEAVAAGELAAHTDVGLLAYEFEALGLAAAMQSRLMPTEPSYRYARQAVLDRLRALCPEPDLLPEG